Sequence from the Microplitis demolitor isolate Queensland-Clemson2020A chromosome 2, iyMicDemo2.1a, whole genome shotgun sequence genome:
atggtattattattattactattactggAATTGTTAGGTGGTTTATTGTCCAAgtacttgataattaataatatattttatttattctagtATCCACCATCAGCTCAACCTCTGGTATCGCCGCAAGTGACGACACCAAACTCGTCGGTGGCGGAATTTTCGTCGTTGATGCAACCGCCTCGACCTCTTCCTcaaccaccaccaccacctccACCGTCGTCGACGCAACCTGCTGGCTCAATGGTCAGCAAGCAGGTACAGGTAAGGCCCACCAACCTACCTAGGACAAGCCAGATCAGGCAAGCGAAGACAAACACGCCAAATGTAAGCACCCCTTAGATAACTGACTCTCTTTGAGGTATTTgatgagaaatttaaatagttagattacttacaattaattactgcttgataaatttatcaaatgtttattttcttatcaaaTTCTTCAAAATTGAGTCATAAAAATTCTAAGCCAGACTGTAGCGCTGTATTCATTTGTTGTTACAAATGCAGGGCTACCTTGTCATGGCACTATTacttgtcatttttatttacttttctttttttacccACTACAATTATcttatctaattatatatatatatttttttattaatttttaatacgtttaaataatatatttatgaaattattatttcgtgTGTACATTTGTGTTCGCTTTCTTGCctgttttattaattcataattcaatttttttttgttatttaatttttttttttttttttttgtcgtggactaaataaatttctgaaaaattgcGGTGCCTTCAAGGTAATCTTGATAAATGACAAATGCATCTGAATTACAGTTaatgaatgtaaataaataattattattgttaattaataattgaattttataaaatttatagacgGAGCTCACTTGCCAGAGGATACAAGAATTTGAATCACAAGCATCGTCTGACTTGGAGCtacgtaataataaaattgacgaattaaatagagtaaatatttaattattaattaataataataataataataataataataataataataataataataataataattgtttaattataaataatgaataattaactgtaaaaaataattacagacGACGGAGGAACTTAGGCATCAAATGGCAACTCAACAAAAAATGCTTGAGCAGCACAAATCAcatataaataagtgtatAGATGTTGTAAAGaagttattaaaagaaaaatcaaatatagaaaaaaaagaagctAGACAAAAGTGTATGCAAAATAGACTGAGGCTTGGACAGTTTGTGACGCAAAGGGTAGGCGCTACCTTTCAAGAAAACTGGACGGACGGCTATGCGTTTCAAGAGCTCGCACGACGGCAGGAAGAAATAACGACTGAACGTGAGGAAATTGATagacaaaaaaagttgttattaaaaaagagGCCGTCGAATAGTGAGACTGGTAGAAAACGAAGCCAACCACAGCCTTCATTGCACAATGGCACCGAAGCTACTTTTTTAAAGCCCGACGCGGTACCTGGATCTTATACCTGGCAAGAGTATTATGAAGCGGACGAAATActcaaagtatttatttataataatatacatatacatctacacatatatttagatatgggtttttaatatttcatttatttatttaagttgaGACAGAGTGcgttaaaaaaagaagacgCAGATCTTCAATTAGAAATGGAAAAACTTGAAAGAGAGCGTAATCTTCACATCAGAGAGTTAAAACGTATTCACAACGAGGACCAATCCAGATTTAATTCTCATCCAGTACTCAATGAACGTTATcttttattaatgttattggGAAAAGGAGGTTTTAGTGAAGTACATAAGgtacagttttattttattcaatataatttatgggaGAGACTCAATACCTGGTTATCGctgaagaaattaaatttttttcttcattggatgaaaatttatcacagCAGAACTTGATCGAGTATTGGGTCCGTTACTTCAAGTAAACAAATCAGCAAATGACTCAGGCAACTAGACTTAGGATTGTTACTATTTAAGTACTCGTCGTTGCATTGAATGGTACCAATAATCCTGAGTCTAGTTACCTGGGATTTATTTGCTGATGTTGAAGGATAGACATGAACCAGCATGTGTGGAAAATTGGACTTAATTGactgatgtattttttttaggcgTTTGATCTGAAAGAGCAGCGATACGTGGCCTGTAAAGTACACCAATTGAATAAAGACTGGAAAGAAGATAAAAAAGCTAATTATATTaagtatgtaaatttatttatacatatatattttttatagtttagtATTTTACTGATActatggtaattattaattaacagacACGCGTTAAGAGAATATAATATTCACAAAGCTCTTGATCATCCACGAGTTGTCAAGCTCTATGACGTCTTTGAAATCGACGCAAATTCATTTTGTACTGTTTTGGAATACTGTGATGGCCATGACCTAGACTTCTACTTAAAACAGGtaactttattttacataattaaaaaaaaactttctataatttatttaattaatttgcataaaatatttaaacttaaatatcaGTGGGTTTAATTCATCTTCTTGAATTATAGTAATGATGATATTAgagttgattaattttttataagataataatgacgtcatatttaaaaagggctaataaaaaatatgttttaaatttaattgcagCATAAAATGATACCAGAAAGAGAAGCGAGGTCAATAGTGATGCAAGTTGTGTCTGCGTTAAAGTACCTTAATGAAATAAAGCCTCCAGTAATACACTACGATTTAAAACCCGGTTAGTAATTGACATAATTGTCTTATCCGTGGATTTAACgtgttgatattattttattattgtgttttatttatttttattttatcaggtAACATTTTGTTGACGGAAGGTAACGTCTGtggtgaaattaaaattactgactttGGTTTAAGTAAAGTTATGGatgaagaaaattataatccaGATCATGGAATGGATCTTACGTCGCAGGGGGCTGGAACTTATTGGtaattttatggaaaattttttttttataattacctgcatttaaatttttaatttaaatctctaGAGTCAGTCaagtttgaataattaataattaaatatttaaattttaggtaTTTACCGCCAGAGTGTTTTGTTGTTGGCAAAAATCCGCCAAAAATATCGTCTAAAGTTGATGTTTGGAGTGTAGGTGTTATATTTTACCAGTGCCTGTATGGTAAAAAggtaaatttgtaaattatttaaaataaatatatttaaaatttaaaaaaaaattcttaataattttaaataaatgaaaatttttttaaagccaTTTGGACACAATCAATCACAAGCAACTATTTTAGAAGaaaatacaatattaaaaGCGACGGAGGTACAATTTGCCAATAAACCGACGGTTAGCAACGAAGCGAAggtaataattgttaattaaataaataaatatgcagaatttaaataagtaataacatTTTGCTGTGGATCTGAATAACCTGAAGTTCAGGTTCAGTCATAAATTAggagttaattattattttaaataaaaaatgtgtttACTGTTTCAGAGTTTCATAAGAAGCTGCTTGGCGTATAGAAAAGAAGAACGAATTGACGTGATGATGTTAGCACGACATGATTATTTACAGCCCCCAGTGCCAAAGCATGGTCGTCAGGCGAACAgccagcagcagcagcaagcTCAGCAACAGCAACACATTCAACAAGctcaacagcaacaacagcaaACGTCATTCACGACTGGAATGTTTAGTGGAATGAATGCATCCAGCAGTTCGTAGTGTATGAATTTGTTTATGCTGATAATAACAAACGGTTGggatttatgattaaaaaacaaaaacacaaacaaacaaatatataaatatatatatatatataaaaataaactaaataataaaataagcatggactttttaaaaaagtaataataataataattagtgaaTGC
This genomic interval carries:
- the LOC103572102 gene encoding serine/threonine-protein kinase tousled-like 2 isoform X3, with translation MTDNCWNSGGGAGVKMEHFQATLDPRKQELLEARFLGARGGRNNGPNKNAVDIAQSSSLPNAVKCGQPTTLGIDWTRRDNAPPSRDQRNSSSSATNQGHISQMSAGSQIQMAPQSTVNSGQSIHSQDSNMSTGSSHSDKDVDPNTPEKLPRTTSERKRKRKADDGSSGPGGPTGGKGARSLSSLDNKKINDYFPKHHLGNSPIRHGGAKSPSPQQGYPMYPPSAQPLVSPQVTTPNSSVAEFSSLMQPPRPLPQPPPPPPPSSTQPAGSMVSKQVQVRPTNLPRTSQIRQAKTNTPNTTEELRHQMATQQKMLEQHKSHINKCIDVVKKLLKEKSNIEKKEARQKCMQNRLRLGQFVTQRVGATFQENWTDGYAFQELARRQEEITTEREEIDRQKKLLLKKRPSNSETGRKRSQPQPSLHNGTEATFLKPDAVPGSYTWQEYYEADEILKLRQSALKKEDADLQLEMEKLERERNLHIRELKRIHNEDQSRFNSHPVLNERYLLLMLLGKGGFSEVHKAFDLKEQRYVACKVHQLNKDWKEDKKANYIKHALREYNIHKALDHPRVVKLYDVFEIDANSFCTVLEYCDGHDLDFYLKQHKMIPEREARSIVMQVVSALKYLNEIKPPVIHYDLKPGNILLTEGNVCGEIKITDFGLSKVMDEENYNPDHGMDLTSQGAGTYWYLPPECFVVGKNPPKISSKVDVWSVGVIFYQCLYGKKPFGHNQSQATILEENTILKATEVQFANKPTVSNEAKSFIRSCLAYRKEERIDVMMLARHDYLQPPVPKHGRQANSQQQQQAQQQQHIQQAQQQQQQTSFTTGMFSGMNASSSS
- the LOC103572102 gene encoding serine/threonine-protein kinase tousled-like 2 isoform X1; the encoded protein is MTDNCWNSGGGAGVKMEHFQATLDPRKQELLEARFLGARGGRNNGPNKNAVDIAQSSSLPNAVKCGQPTTLGIDWTRRDNAPPSRDQRNSSSSATNQGHISQMSAGSQIQMAPQSTVNSGQSIHSQDSNMSTGSSHSDKDVDPNTPEKLPRTTSERKRKRKADDGSSGPGGPTGGKGARSLSSLDNKKINDYFPKHHLGNSPIRHGGAKSPSPQQGYPMYPPSAQPLVSPQVTTPNSSVAEFSSLMQPPRPLPQPPPPPPPSSTQPAGSMVSKQVQVRPTNLPRTSQIRQAKTNTPNTELTCQRIQEFESQASSDLELRNNKIDELNRTTEELRHQMATQQKMLEQHKSHINKCIDVVKKLLKEKSNIEKKEARQKCMQNRLRLGQFVTQRVGATFQENWTDGYAFQELARRQEEITTEREEIDRQKKLLLKKRPSNSETGRKRSQPQPSLHNGTEATFLKPDAVPGSYTWQEYYEADEILKLRQSALKKEDADLQLEMEKLERERNLHIRELKRIHNEDQSRFNSHPVLNERYLLLMLLGKGGFSEVHKAFDLKEQRYVACKVHQLNKDWKEDKKANYIKHALREYNIHKALDHPRVVKLYDVFEIDANSFCTVLEYCDGHDLDFYLKQHKMIPEREARSIVMQVVSALKYLNEIKPPVIHYDLKPGNILLTEGNVCGEIKITDFGLSKVMDEENYNPDHGMDLTSQGAGTYWYLPPECFVVGKNPPKISSKVDVWSVGVIFYQCLYGKKPFGHNQSQATILEENTILKATEVQFANKPTVSNEAKSFIRSCLAYRKEERIDVMMLARHDYLQPPVPKHGRQANSQQQQQAQQQQHIQQAQQQQQQTSFTTGMFSGMNASSSS
- the LOC103572102 gene encoding serine/threonine-protein kinase tousled-like 2 isoform X2; translated protein: MTDNCWNSGGGAGVKMEHFQATLDPRKQELLEARFLGARGGRNNGPNKNAVDIAQSSSLPNAVKCGQPTTLGIDWTRRDNAPPSRDQRNSSSSATNQGHISQMSAGSQIQMAPQSTVNSGQSIHSQDSNMSTGSSHSDKDVDPNTPEKLPRTTSERKRKRKADDGSSGPGGPTGGKGARSLSSLDNKKINDYFPKHHLGNSPIRHGGAKSPSPQQGYPMYPPSAQPLVSPQVTTPNSSVAEFSSLMQPPRPLPQPPPPPPPSSTQPAGSMVSKQVQTELTCQRIQEFESQASSDLELRNNKIDELNRTTEELRHQMATQQKMLEQHKSHINKCIDVVKKLLKEKSNIEKKEARQKCMQNRLRLGQFVTQRVGATFQENWTDGYAFQELARRQEEITTEREEIDRQKKLLLKKRPSNSETGRKRSQPQPSLHNGTEATFLKPDAVPGSYTWQEYYEADEILKLRQSALKKEDADLQLEMEKLERERNLHIRELKRIHNEDQSRFNSHPVLNERYLLLMLLGKGGFSEVHKAFDLKEQRYVACKVHQLNKDWKEDKKANYIKHALREYNIHKALDHPRVVKLYDVFEIDANSFCTVLEYCDGHDLDFYLKQHKMIPEREARSIVMQVVSALKYLNEIKPPVIHYDLKPGNILLTEGNVCGEIKITDFGLSKVMDEENYNPDHGMDLTSQGAGTYWYLPPECFVVGKNPPKISSKVDVWSVGVIFYQCLYGKKPFGHNQSQATILEENTILKATEVQFANKPTVSNEAKSFIRSCLAYRKEERIDVMMLARHDYLQPPVPKHGRQANSQQQQQAQQQQHIQQAQQQQQQTSFTTGMFSGMNASSSS
- the LOC103572102 gene encoding serine/threonine-protein kinase tousled-like 2 isoform X4, encoding MTDNCWNSGGGAGVKMEHFQATLDPRKQELLEARFLGARMSAGSQIQMAPQSTVNSGQSIHSQDSNMSTGSSHSDKDVDPNTPEKLPRTTSERKRKRKADDGSSGPGGPTGGKGARSLSSLDNKKINDYFPKHHLGNSPIRHGGAKSPSPQQGYPMYPPSAQPLVSPQVTTPNSSVAEFSSLMQPPRPLPQPPPPPPPSSTQPAGSMVSKQVQVRPTNLPRTSQIRQAKTNTPNTELTCQRIQEFESQASSDLELRNNKIDELNRTTEELRHQMATQQKMLEQHKSHINKCIDVVKKLLKEKSNIEKKEARQKCMQNRLRLGQFVTQRVGATFQENWTDGYAFQELARRQEEITTEREEIDRQKKLLLKKRPSNSETGRKRSQPQPSLHNGTEATFLKPDAVPGSYTWQEYYEADEILKLRQSALKKEDADLQLEMEKLERERNLHIRELKRIHNEDQSRFNSHPVLNERYLLLMLLGKGGFSEVHKAFDLKEQRYVACKVHQLNKDWKEDKKANYIKHALREYNIHKALDHPRVVKLYDVFEIDANSFCTVLEYCDGHDLDFYLKQHKMIPEREARSIVMQVVSALKYLNEIKPPVIHYDLKPGNILLTEGNVCGEIKITDFGLSKVMDEENYNPDHGMDLTSQGAGTYWYLPPECFVVGKNPPKISSKVDVWSVGVIFYQCLYGKKPFGHNQSQATILEENTILKATEVQFANKPTVSNEAKSFIRSCLAYRKEERIDVMMLARHDYLQPPVPKHGRQANSQQQQQAQQQQHIQQAQQQQQQTSFTTGMFSGMNASSSS
- the LOC103572102 gene encoding serine/threonine-protein kinase tousled-like 2 isoform X6; amino-acid sequence: MSAGSQIQMAPQSTVNSGQSIHSQDSNMSTGSSHSDKDVDPNTPEKLPRTTSERKRKRKADDGSSGPGGPTGGKGARSLSSLDNKKINDYFPKHHLGNSPIRHGGAKSPSPQQGYPMYPPSAQPLVSPQVTTPNSSVAEFSSLMQPPRPLPQPPPPPPPSSTQPAGSMVSKQVQVRPTNLPRTSQIRQAKTNTPNTELTCQRIQEFESQASSDLELRNNKIDELNRTTEELRHQMATQQKMLEQHKSHINKCIDVVKKLLKEKSNIEKKEARQKCMQNRLRLGQFVTQRVGATFQENWTDGYAFQELARRQEEITTEREEIDRQKKLLLKKRPSNSETGRKRSQPQPSLHNGTEATFLKPDAVPGSYTWQEYYEADEILKLRQSALKKEDADLQLEMEKLERERNLHIRELKRIHNEDQSRFNSHPVLNERYLLLMLLGKGGFSEVHKAFDLKEQRYVACKVHQLNKDWKEDKKANYIKHALREYNIHKALDHPRVVKLYDVFEIDANSFCTVLEYCDGHDLDFYLKQHKMIPEREARSIVMQVVSALKYLNEIKPPVIHYDLKPGNILLTEGNVCGEIKITDFGLSKVMDEENYNPDHGMDLTSQGAGTYWYLPPECFVVGKNPPKISSKVDVWSVGVIFYQCLYGKKPFGHNQSQATILEENTILKATEVQFANKPTVSNEAKSFIRSCLAYRKEERIDVMMLARHDYLQPPVPKHGRQANSQQQQQAQQQQHIQQAQQQQQQTSFTTGMFSGMNASSSS
- the LOC103572102 gene encoding serine/threonine-protein kinase tousled-like 2 isoform X5 — encoded protein: MGLHHRSSWKMSAGSQIQMAPQSTVNSGQSIHSQDSNMSTGSSHSDKDVDPNTPEKLPRTTSERKRKRKADDGSSGPGGPTGGKGARSLSSLDNKKINDYFPKHHLGNSPIRHGGAKSPSPQQGYPMYPPSAQPLVSPQVTTPNSSVAEFSSLMQPPRPLPQPPPPPPPSSTQPAGSMVSKQVQVRPTNLPRTSQIRQAKTNTPNTELTCQRIQEFESQASSDLELRNNKIDELNRTTEELRHQMATQQKMLEQHKSHINKCIDVVKKLLKEKSNIEKKEARQKCMQNRLRLGQFVTQRVGATFQENWTDGYAFQELARRQEEITTEREEIDRQKKLLLKKRPSNSETGRKRSQPQPSLHNGTEATFLKPDAVPGSYTWQEYYEADEILKLRQSALKKEDADLQLEMEKLERERNLHIRELKRIHNEDQSRFNSHPVLNERYLLLMLLGKGGFSEVHKAFDLKEQRYVACKVHQLNKDWKEDKKANYIKHALREYNIHKALDHPRVVKLYDVFEIDANSFCTVLEYCDGHDLDFYLKQHKMIPEREARSIVMQVVSALKYLNEIKPPVIHYDLKPGNILLTEGNVCGEIKITDFGLSKVMDEENYNPDHGMDLTSQGAGTYWYLPPECFVVGKNPPKISSKVDVWSVGVIFYQCLYGKKPFGHNQSQATILEENTILKATEVQFANKPTVSNEAKSFIRSCLAYRKEERIDVMMLARHDYLQPPVPKHGRQANSQQQQQAQQQQHIQQAQQQQQQTSFTTGMFSGMNASSSS